The DNA sequence GATCATGTACAACCGCTGCATCGGCTGCGGCAACTGCCTGAGCTGCCCGCAACAGGCAAAGGCCGTGGTGGACAGGATGGGGCAGACCCAAGAACTGCTGACATCGGGCGCGCCCGTTGTGGCCGTGCTGGGGTGCTCCTTCCCGGCATTCTTCCACGCCATCACTCCCGGGCAGCTGGTGGCCGCGCTGAAAAATCTCGGTTTCCGCGAGGTGCATGAGGGGGCCTACGGCGCCCGCATGATTGCCGACGCGTACAAAGAGGTGCTGCAACAGACCAAGATTCCCCTGGTCTCCTCCCACTGCCCTGCGGTGGTCAGCCTGATCGAACGCCATTACCCCAAGCTGATCCCGAACCTGGCGGGGGTCGTTTCACCCATGATCGCCATGGGTCGTTTCATCAAGGGCATCCTCGGCAAGGATACCAAGGTCATCTATATCAGCACCTGCATTGCCGGCAAATTCGAGGTACAGGCGGCGGAATCGTCCAGCGCCATCGATGTGGTCCTCACCTACCAGGAGATCGATAAATTTTTCAAGGGGCGGGGCATCAACCCGGCATCCCTGGCGGAAGCGCCCTTCGATGGCCTTGACCCGGACAACGCACGCATATTCACCCTTACCGGCGGCCCGCTCAAGGTGTTCGAGGTTGAACCGGATTTCCTGGATACGGAGATCATCTCCGCCGAGGGCGAAAATCACGCCATCGACATCATCCGCGATCTTGCTGCCGGGCGGATCACGCCATCTTTTGTGGATTTACGGCTCTGTGACGGCGGCTGCGTCGACGGCCCCGCCCGTAATCAGGCCCTTAATCATTTTTATAAACGCAAACTGATCGTCAATTACAACGACAGTACGCTCCCCTACAAAACGGCGCCACACTACCGCTCCACGGCATCCATACCCGACCTGATGCGCCCTTACTCGGACAAATCGTGCCGGCTGCCGAGTCCGGGCAAAGACGACATCAAACGCATCCTGCACTCCACCAACAAGTTTACGCAAAGCGACGAGCTCAATTGCCGCGCCTGCGGCTATAACACCTGCCGGGAACATGCCGTGGCCGTTTTTCAGGGGTTGGCGGACATCGAGATGTGCCTCCCCCACAATTTGCAGCAGGTTGAGGACGACCGGGGGCGGTTGATGCAGAAGTACGAGTTGATCCGGCGCGAACTGGACCGGCAGCTGGGCGACGACCCGATTGTGGGGAACGACAGCAAGATCCAGGAGGTGCTGGAACTGATCCGCCAAGTGGGGCCGACGCCGACCACGGTCCTCATCAGGGGCGAGACCGGCACCGGCAAGGAGTTGACGGCCCGGGCCATCCACCGCCTGAGCCTGCGCAACGACAAGCCGCTGGTCACGGTCAACTGCACGACCATTACCGACTCCCTGTTGGAGAGTGAGTTGTTCGGTCACAAGAAAGGGGCATTCACCGGCGCCATCGGCGACAAGAAGGGGCTCTTCGAGGCCGCCAATGGCGGCACCATCTTCCTGGACGAGATCGGGGACATCACCCCCAAGCTGCAGGCGGAGCTTTTGCGGGTTCTCGACCTGGGCGAGGTGCGGCCGGTGGGGGGGGCGGCGCCCAAAAAGGTGGATGTGCGCCTGATTGCCGCCACCAACAAGGATCTGGAACAGGGCGTGAGCGAAGGGTGGTTCCGTGAAGACCTCTACTACCGTCTGAACGTCTTCAATATTCATCTGCCGCCGCTGCGCAACCGGCAGGACTCCATCCCGAGCCTGGCCGAGCATTTCCTCGACAAGGCCCGCAAAAAATTGAACAAGAACATCGCCGGGATCGAGGACCGGGCCGTCAAGGCCATGCAGCACTACCCCTGGCCCGGCAATATCCGCGAGATGCAGAACGTTATCGAGCGCTCCTCGGTCCTCACCAAGGGCACGATCATCAGGCTGGAGAACCTTCCCACCATCTTTGCCGACACCTACGAACGGTGCAGCAACGGAGAGGTCAACCGCCGCCATGCCTCGTTCAAAGCCGAACGGGAGCTGCACATCAGCCGCACCGAAAAAAACCTGATCCAGCGCTATCTCGAAGAAACCGGCGGCAACGTGGCCAAGGCGGCCCGGCTGGCCAATATCCCCCGACGGACCTTTTACCGCCTTCTGGAAAAACACGGCCTTGAAATCGTCCAGCGGGTGCGGACCAAGTCAGCGGAACAGGAGACCCCGGAATAGTGTATACTTTTGACCATGCGTGCGCCAGATTGTGCACACTTTTCTTCCAAGCCAAGGACGAATGGCTT is a window from the Oryzomonas sagensis genome containing:
- a CDS encoding sigma 54-interacting transcriptional regulator, coding for MEPIITFKERCRLCYSCVRSCPVKAIKVDNGFAQIMYNRCIGCGNCLSCPQQAKAVVDRMGQTQELLTSGAPVVAVLGCSFPAFFHAITPGQLVAALKNLGFREVHEGAYGARMIADAYKEVLQQTKIPLVSSHCPAVVSLIERHYPKLIPNLAGVVSPMIAMGRFIKGILGKDTKVIYISTCIAGKFEVQAAESSSAIDVVLTYQEIDKFFKGRGINPASLAEAPFDGLDPDNARIFTLTGGPLKVFEVEPDFLDTEIISAEGENHAIDIIRDLAAGRITPSFVDLRLCDGGCVDGPARNQALNHFYKRKLIVNYNDSTLPYKTAPHYRSTASIPDLMRPYSDKSCRLPSPGKDDIKRILHSTNKFTQSDELNCRACGYNTCREHAVAVFQGLADIEMCLPHNLQQVEDDRGRLMQKYELIRRELDRQLGDDPIVGNDSKIQEVLELIRQVGPTPTTVLIRGETGTGKELTARAIHRLSLRNDKPLVTVNCTTITDSLLESELFGHKKGAFTGAIGDKKGLFEAANGGTIFLDEIGDITPKLQAELLRVLDLGEVRPVGGAAPKKVDVRLIAATNKDLEQGVSEGWFREDLYYRLNVFNIHLPPLRNRQDSIPSLAEHFLDKARKKLNKNIAGIEDRAVKAMQHYPWPGNIREMQNVIERSSVLTKGTIIRLENLPTIFADTYERCSNGEVNRRHASFKAERELHISRTEKNLIQRYLEETGGNVAKAARLANIPRRTFYRLLEKHGLEIVQRVRTKSAEQETPE